TTCAGCAACCTCTGAAGTTCGTGTGTATTCGGCTTTATTCCTTTGGGACCGGCCTTAACTCCTTCAGAAAAAGGTTCTTTATCGGAATCAATATAGACGTTGACACCAATACCCCTCATTCTTGAACACAGCTGCCTGTAAATATCGTTGCTGACTCCTTCTGGAACACTTCCGCATAATAGCAGATAGTCATCCTTTCTAAGCAGAATATCGACCGTCTTGAACAGCTTGTCTACTTCTCTGTTGGAGATAACAGGTCCCGGAAGACTCAACCTGTATTGTCCTTTTTTCGTTTCAATGAGTATGTTCGTTCTCGTCTCCTTATCACTTCTTACCGTTGCATAAACAACACCTTCTTCATCCAGCATTTCCTCTACTATCTTTCCGGTGTGTCCACCAAGAAAGGCAATTGATACAGAGTGACCACCCAGTTCGTTTACTACTCGAGACACATCTACTCCCTTTCCGGCGGGGTAATCCTTCACTCTCTCTACCCTTACGGTATCGTCTTCTGTAAGTCTTTCTGTGTAGAGAAATCTATCCAGCGCTGCATTCAATGTCAGTGAAAAGATCATCATCTTCCTCCTATATTCTGCCAAGAAAGTAATTGATAATACTTAGAATGACAATAACACCTGTCTCCACTCTAAGCGTTCTACTACCGAGAGAGATAGAAGTGCAACGATCGGTCAACTGCGCAATCTCCTTCTGAGTAAAACCTCCTTCAGGTCCAACAATCACTCTTAGATTACGTTCCTCAGCAAGATCTCTTTGCATCTCCCTAATTGCTCTTCCTCCAAAGTCAAGAAGCAGATTACGCGATCCTTCCAAGGCGAAACTCTTCAGAACAGATACTTCTGGAACACGAGGGTTCACACTCTGTTTTGCGGCCTCTTTGGCTACGGTCAGGAGCTTTGCGGTCTTGCTTTCGTCCAGTCTCGAGACTGACCTCACACTGTTGAAGACTTCTATTCTATCGACTCCGAGTTCAGTAGCTTTCTCAATAAGAATGCGAAGCCGTGGCCACTTCGTTGATGCCACGGCTACAGTTACTCTTTTTTTATCTCGTTCTATGTATTCTCGTTCGACTATCTTTCCAGAACTACTCGACTTTCCCAGCTCTTTAAGAACGAATCTGTAGATAGTTCCCCTTCCGTCGATACCTATCAGTTTGTCTCCCGGATTAGCCCTCATCACCTTAAGGTGCTTCGTTTCATCGCTGTCAAGAGTGACCGTGTCACCTTCTGCCAATACAAAGTAAGCATTCGGCAATTAACCGATAACCTCCTGTCCCATATACGGCACGAGCACTTTGGGAACAACGATTTTTCCGTCCTCTCTCTGGTAGTTCTCCACTATTGCAACCAGAGTTCTTCCAACTGCAAGTCCCGAACCGTTCAGGCAATGCACGAACCTCAGTTTGTTATCGTCGTCTCTGAATCTGATGTTTGCCCTTCTCGGCTGGAAGTCTTCAACATTTGAACAGGAAGAGATCTCTCTATATGTATTGTATGAAGGCAACCAAACTTCAAGATCGTATGTCTTGGCTGATGCAAATCCGATATCTCCGGTGCAGAGAGATACAACTCTGTAAGGGAGTTCAAGCTTCTTCAAAACGTCCTCGGCATCGGCAGTGAGACTCTCCAGCGCATCATAGGACTTGTCGGGATGAGTGAACCAGACGAGCTCCACCTTGTCAAACTGATGGACCCTTATCATTCCTCTTACGTCCTTTCCATAAGATCCGGCTTCTCTTCTGAAGCAGGCGCTGTAGGCAGTGTACTTCTTTGGAAGATCGCTATCTATTATTTCATCCATGTGTTGTGCCACCAGCGGCACTTCGGCCGTCGGTATCATGAACATATCATCGGGATCTATCCTGTAAGCCTCGTCTTCGAACTTGGGAAGCTGACCTGTTGCCTGCATTGTCTCCCTCTTCACCATGAAAGGAAGGGCAACTTCTTCGTATCCCTTCGAGTGGTGGAGGTCTAGCATGAAATTCGCAATTGACCTCTCAAGCCTTGCGAGATCTCCCCTAAGAATAGTGAATCTCGCTCCAGAAATCTTGGCAGCCCTTTCGAAGTCAATCAGTCCTGTGTCCGGACCATAATCCCAGTGAGCTTTGATTTCGAAATCAACTTTTCTCGGTTCACCCCAGAATCTGAGAACTACATTGTCTTCCTCGCCCTTTCCTACAGGGGTCGTGCTTGAGGGGATGTTCGGAAGATACAGGAGTTTCTCTCTAAGCTCTTCGTCAATTTGAGAAGTTCGGTTGTCCAGGTCCTTGACTTCAGACGAAATCTCCTTTGCCCTTTCCATCAGAGAAGCAGCAAGACTCTGGTCTTTACTGGCCTTGGCGCGGGCAATTTCTGAGGATATACTGTTTCTTTCGGCCTTCTTTTGCTCCACAATTTGAAGAGCCTCTCGTCTCCTTGACTCAAGATTCACAATTTCGTCCAGTAGTTCGGAGCTCATACACCTCTGTTCAAGGCCCTTTCTAACAATCTCCGGATTCTCTCGAATCAACCTTACATCAATCATTGTCTCTTCCTCCTGCTAGAAAACAAGCTCTATCTCCACACTCTTTCCTTCGAATGAATCGTCATTTGTATCGTAAATCAGTTCACTGGCCCAGATCTTCCTACTATTCTTGAAGTCATCTACGAAAACGCTTCCTTTAAGGTTCAGGAGTCCCGTATCTCCAAAGTATTCGAAGTAAAGGGTATCAACGTTGAGGTCGCCCTTGTAATCGATGAAGATAAGTTCGGGAGTTGCCTCTTCGGTCTCCTTCGCGAAACCCTCGTAATATTCGCTCTTTTGATCGAAGTTGAGAATCTCTGTCCGATAAATGTTTATGTTTTTTCCATCTTCTTCCTTTGAGTAGATCATCGCTTCAACATTTCCGACAAGTATGCCGGTTGACTTATCAAGGTTGTAATCAAGGGAAGAGGCGGTTGCCTCACCGGTCTGAAACTTGACGAATGTCTCCCCTTCAGTCACAAAGCTTTCCCAGTCAGTTGTGCCTTTCGTGGCCGTTGCAAGAGGAGTCTCTACGTAAATGTCTCCATCCTTATTTATCGACACGTTACCTATAAAAGTAAAGACATCTTTTCGGAGCGACCCCAGAACAGTATCCCCTTTAATTCTCACGGTGCTTGCAAAGATTGTTGCTGCAAGGGAAACGAGAATTAGTCCAGTTATAATAATACTCTTTCTCTTCATGAATACCTCCAGACGATTATTCGTTTGCTTTCTTAGAGTCCATTATCTCTATAAGATTCTTGACGATTACCTCGAGAGCCTTTACCTGATCGGACTTTATTTCAGTCATTACCGATTTCAGGTACTCTACTCTTCTATCGATAACGTTCTCTATAAGTGTTCTTCCAGAATCGGAAATGTCGATTATGAATGATCTCCTATCTTTGTCGGAACGTCTTCGTTCTACCAAATCAGCATCAATAAGCCTTTTCACAAGACCTGTTGTTGTGCTCTTGGTTATTCCAAGCCAGCGACTGATGTCACTCATCCTCTTTTCTCCATTGAAGAAAAGGACCTGCAGGACATCGAACTGGGCCGGAGTGATCGGGAAGTCCCTCAGAACCTTTCTTCCTTCCCTTCTAATCCTCGTAGAAATCGTTCTCAGGTTTTTCTCCAGAACTGCTGCATCTTCCTTTTCGATTTCATTTCCGGACATCACTACACCTCCAAACCCTTTGTATTGGTTGAAAGAAACCGTTACTACTCAAGAGATTATATCATCATCTTAACCAGGGTTATGACTGATTCTAGCGTTGGTGGCGTTCATTCACGGTTATACTTGCATAATAACGGTGACTGAAGGCCGCCGAATGGTGATGTATAATCTCAGTATGAAATCAGCTGAAAGAGAGCTCGCCGATTTGACAAGGTTCGATGTCTCATATAGAGAGGATTACATAACAGTTGCCGGAGTTGACGAAGCGGGAAGAGGTCCTCTGTCAGGTCCGGTTGTAGCCGCCGCAGTCATTACGCTCGAACCTGTGGACGGTGTCTATGATTCCAAGGCTCTATGCAGAAAAGAAAGAGAGTATCTATACGATAGAGTGATGGAGGCTTCTATAGTTGGTATTGGGGTCTCGTCGCCTGAGGAGATTGACTTGCTGAACATTCTTGCTGCAACAAGGCTTGCAATGAATAGGGCTCTGAACAATTTATCCGAAAGGCCCAATTACGTTCTGGTTGATGGAAAGTCGCTTAATCTAGATGTTAAGGGAGAGTGCATAGTCGGAGGAGATAGAAGGAGCGCATCGATAGCCAGTGCCTCGATTGTAGCAAAGGTATTCAGAGATAGAATTATGGATTCTTTGGACATTCTGTATCCTGAATATGGCTATCGAAGTCATAAGGGTTATGGCACAGAAAAACATCTGCAGGCTCTGAGAAAATACGGACCAACAACGTGGCACAGATTGACATTCAGGCCGATAAGAGAGCTGATCACAAAGGAATTGGCAACGCATTGGTCAAATGAAGAGGGAGTTGGCAGAGCAAGGCTTTTTAGAGCGGGCATGGTTGAGATGGAGGCAAAGAATTGAGAGACGAGTTTGAGGAAAGCGAATGGGTAAGACTAATCGAAACAATGAAGAAGTTGAGATCTCCCGGAGGCTGTGAATGGGATATAGAACAGACTCATAGGTCCTTGAAACCGTACCTGATAGAAGAGGCTTATGAGGTTCTCGATGCTATAGACGAAGGGAATGACAATGAGTTGGTAGAAGAGCTTGGCGACGTTCTCCTTCAGATAGTCTTCCACGCTCAGATTGCTGCCGAAAGAGGGGCGTTTTCTATAACGGATATTGTCAGTATGTTGACTGAAAAGCTTATCAGAAGGCATCCCCACGTCTTTTCCGATTCGAAAGGCTACTCCTATCGCCAATGGGAAGAGATCAAAGCGAAGGAAAAGGGAGGAAATGAGTCTCCCGCTTCTTCAATAGGCAAGGTCAACAAAGCGCTGCCAGCACTTAGTTTGGCCCGCAGGGTTCAGGAAAATGCATCGGTTGTTGGATTTGATTGGGAAGATATGAATGGTCCGCGCGACAAACTGAATGAAGAGATTGAAGAGCTGGACTGTGCTATAAAGGAAAGAGATAAGAAGAAGATTGAAGAGGAAATCGGTGACCTTCTCTTTACAATTGCTAATTTATCGAGATTTCTCGAGGTTGATCCTGAATCAGCTTTGAGAAGATCGACAGAGAAATTCGTGAACCGTTTTCACGAGATGGAGAGTCATATTGAGAGATACGGTCTGGATATTGAAAGCATGACCATAGATGAGCTTAATCACCTGTGGGAAAAAGCGAAGGAGGGTACAAATTGAAGAAGCTGCTGATCGCTGCCCTGATTATTATGTTACTCACTGTAGCAACATTCGCGCAAACGGAGGATTTATCCGGGAGTGGGATAGCCGCCAGGGTAAATGGCGAGATTATCACCATGGACGCTTTTCTTTCTAAAGTTCTGCCTAACTACACTGAAATATCAAAAAGAATCGAAGAAGTAGATCCTCTGTTTTCTGAGATGCTTCTGAATACGGAAGCCGGTCAGAAGTTGCTTGAAGAATATGAAAGGAATTCTCTGGAGGCGTTGATTGAAGAGACTCTTCTTATTCAGTACGCGAGAGAAGCTGGGATAGAGGCCAACTCAGAAGCATTGAAGAGCGTTGTGAATAAGTCTATTATGGATACGCTGGCAGAATTGGAGGTCGAGAAGTCCGATGCAGATCTCTTCTACATACTTAGGGGATACATCGACGGATTGAGTTCCTATGAGGCGAAAGTTGTCCGGGATCTTGCATACAGAGAGGTTCTTAATGCTCTATATGAAGCAGTCACCATGAATGCTACGGTTACAGAAGAGGAGATTGAGCAGTATTACATGGCCAATTCGTCCAAGTATGCTGTGGAGGAAGAAAGAGCGAACATGAAGGTACTCCTGTTCGATTCATTCTCCGAAGCCTATTCTGTATGGAAGGCCGCGTCGAGAGATGCAAATCCAGCTTCCGTTCTCGACACTTTTCCCGAAGTTGTTACCAGAAGCTTCACGAGGCAGGAAATTGAAAGTCTCAATCCGGAACTGGTTAAGTCCCTCTTCAAGCCAACGGACGGCGAATTGCTTTCTTCTGTTGTAACTCTTGACAACAGATACGCGGTTATCTATCTTCAGTCATACTCTCCTGCAGGTTCGCAGGGTGTTGAAGATGTGAGGGAAGAGATCGAGAAGAACCTGATCGAAGAGAAAAAGGACTTGTTATGGAGAGTCTGGAAAGAACAAGAATTTAAGCCTTTCAAAGAAAGTGCCATAGTAGAAAGATACTATGAAGCAGATGGAGGAGAATGAATTGAGTGTCATAAAGGAAGATGTAATGAAAGCTCTTGAAGAAGTCTATGATCTCGAAATTGGCTTCGATATAGTTTCTCTGGGACTAGTTTACGGCGTGAATATTCAGGATGGGAAAGATGTGAGAATCAAGATGACGTTGACGACGCCGATGTGTCCCCTTGCCGGACTGATGACGGAAGACGCAAGAAGAAAGGTCAGCGAGATCGAGGGAATTGGGGACGTTAAGATTGAGCTTACCTTTGACCCACCATGGACGCCTGAGATGGCAAGTGATGACGTCAGAAAGATTCTTGGAATGTGAAATCAAGGGAGCTAATTGAGATATCAATAAAGAGGCTCAGTGAAGCGGGAATCGACAATTCCCGCTTTATTGTGTTCTTACTTTCGAAGGAAATCCTATCGCTGACTGAAGTCGATCTGCTTCTTGATACTCAAAGAGAAATCGAATCTTCTCTGACCGTTGAGTTTTTTTCGGCAGTGAAAAGAGTTGCCAAAGGGGAGCCAATAGACTACGTACTTGGCTACAAAGATTTTTTGGGAATTAGACTAGAGCTTTCCCCTTGTGTGCTCATTCCCCGCAGCGAAACTGAAGAGTTGGTTGAGATCGTTATTGAGGAAGAAAAAGACTCTGAAGTCTTTGCCGATATCGGAACGGGAAGTGGAGCGATAGCCTGCGCTCTTGCGCGAAGTCTTCCCTCAGCTACTGTATTCGCGACCGACATCTCAACGGAGGCAATCGCTCTTGCGGAGCAGAATGCCAGAAATAACGGGATATCTAACGTGAAATTCATTGACGGAGACAATCTCAACGGACTCGGAGAATACCTGAACTCTGTCGAGGTTTTGGTTTCCAACCCGCCTTATATAAGAACAACAGATATCGATTTGCTCGATGTCAGCATAAAAAACTACGAACCGTTAACTGCCCTTGACGGCGGTAGGGATGGACTTGACTTCTACAGGGAGTTTTTCAGGAGCCTCCCGCGTGGAAAGAGGGTATATCTGGAAATTTCTCAGTACGAGACGGACGGTCTTCGCAAACTCTTTTCGGAGATCGAAGGTTACTCTTGCGAGTTCAGAAAGGACTTATCAGGGAACTACCGATTCATGATTCTGCTTCCAATAGGCTGATGACTTCTTTAGAAAACCCTTCAAGTTCGACCCTAAAAATATGGTCGGCCAGATAATCGAGACCAGTCTCATCTCTATTCACGATTGCCACTCTGGCGCCAGACGATTTTGCAATTACCGGAAACTGAGCCGCGGGATAAACCATGAGCGAAGAACCTAATGCGAGAAACAGGTCTGCAGCAAGCGCAGCATCTTCAGAGCTTCTGATAGCCTTCTCGGGAAGCATCTCGCCGAAGAAGACGATTCTTGGCTTTATCAGGCCTCCACAGCTGCATTTCGGAACATCAACGCTTTCCAGAATGAGCTCCATCTCCGACCTATCAAACTTCCTGCTGCATTGAAGACAATCAAACAGGGAGACTGTTCCGTGCAACTCGACGACATCTCTTGCTCCAGCTTTTTGCAGGAGACCGTCGATATTCTGGGTGATGATTGTTTGAATCAATCCCATCTCTTGCAATCTCGCTAGAAGTATGTGGGTGGCATTTGGTACTGTGTCAGCCATGGTGTGTATTCTCTCTCTTGCTACTTTGTAGTAACCAGCAGGGTCTTTCATAAAGGAACTGAGTTCGAAAATCTCTGGAGAGACTTTGCTGTATAGGCCCCCGGGACTTCTAAAATCCGGAATACCACTGGCAACAGAAACGCCGGCACCGGTTAGTACTGTGGTATTGGTAGATTCTTTTAGAAGAGAAAGGAACGACTTGGCTTCTTGACTGACTTCACTCACCTCTTGCAAACTGAATCTTTGGAAACTTCGTCTTGCCAGTGTCTGCCCATATATATACATTTCCGTCTGCTACAACTGTAGGTGTGGGATTGACTTCGATAATCGTTGCGCCTGGCGGAATTGAAATAGTAAGTGAATAGGCTTCCCCTGTAAGATCGAACTCCATATCTCCCATATCAGTGTTTACTACTCCTTCTTCAACGGCAGCAAAGCCCGAAATAACGGCATGCTCAATTACTCTTACTCTGTTAGAACCGAGAACTGTTGCGGTCGACTGAAAGTCCTCTACATACATAGCCCGGTTGAAGCTCTCTGCAAACTGGGTCATTGACTCCTGGAAGTCTGCGAACTGTTCTTGCTGAGGTTTATCGTACTGCTCGAGAAACTGTGTCATCTGATTTGGTTTATTGAAGATGATCTCGGTTTCAATATCCAAGGTGGCTCGACCTTCGTAGTCATATGAATAGTTGCTGGTGGATGACAGAGTGTCAATATCAAGTCTGTTGTTAAATGCCATAAACATGTTGACTGCAGTCATCCCAACCATAACAACAACGAGTATGATGAGAAGGGTATTGAATTTCATATGTAACCTCCCGATTATTATTAGATTGGTCCTGAGAATATGATAACATCATTCTGTGCTAAAATACATTGTAGATACCTTTGCGATCGCAGTTGACGATCGATATTAGTTGTATATCGGGCTTTTCGGTTTGGAGGGATTTCAGTGCGAGTTCTCAGTGGCATGCGCTCGACCGGCAGACTTCATCTAGGGCATTTCGTAACTCTTGAGAAATGGAAAGAGCTGCAGGACCAGGGAAATGAATGCTTTTACTTCGTGGCTAACTGGCATGGCCTCACTTCCCATATTGATGAAAGTTCTAACTTCTATGACTGGAGTCTTGACATCGTCCGAACATACGTCTCAGTTGGTCTAGATCCCGAGAAATCAGTTCTCTTTGTTCAGTCTGCAATTAAGGAGCACGCGGAGCTGTTCCTGTATTTCTCTATGCTCGTGTCTGTTTCGAGATTGGAAAGGGTGCCGACTTTCAA
This genomic stretch from Mesotoga sp. Brook.08.105.5.1 harbors:
- a CDS encoding 1-phosphofructokinase family hexose kinase, with the protein product MIFSLTLNAALDRFLYTERLTEDDTVRVERVKDYPAGKGVDVSRVVNELGGHSVSIAFLGGHTGKIVEEMLDEEGVVYATVRSDKETRTNILIETKKGQYRLSLPGPVISNREVDKLFKTVDILLRKDDYLLLCGSVPEGVSNDIYRQLCSRMRGIGVNVYIDSDKEPFSEGVKAGPKGIKPNTHELQRLLKRDLKGESDLRRAVQEVSEKYSIEEVLLTMGGKGALALLSGSLYRINVPEVPVKSAVGAGDSFLAAYCMSRELGETAEVALKMAGAASSAAVMTPGTELCKYNDVIELLPRIEVKRL
- a CDS encoding RsmE family RNA methyltransferase; the encoded protein is MPNAYFVLAEGDTVTLDSDETKHLKVMRANPGDKLIGIDGRGTIYRFVLKELGKSSSSGKIVEREYIERDKKRVTVAVASTKWPRLRILIEKATELGVDRIEVFNSVRSVSRLDESKTAKLLTVAKEAAKQSVNPRVPEVSVLKSFALEGSRNLLLDFGGRAIREMQRDLAEERNLRVIVGPEGGFTQKEIAQLTDRCTSISLGSRTLRVETGVIVILSIINYFLGRI
- the serS gene encoding serine--tRNA ligase translates to MIDVRLIRENPEIVRKGLEQRCMSSELLDEIVNLESRRREALQIVEQKKAERNSISSEIARAKASKDQSLAASLMERAKEISSEVKDLDNRTSQIDEELREKLLYLPNIPSSTTPVGKGEEDNVVLRFWGEPRKVDFEIKAHWDYGPDTGLIDFERAAKISGARFTILRGDLARLERSIANFMLDLHHSKGYEEVALPFMVKRETMQATGQLPKFEDEAYRIDPDDMFMIPTAEVPLVAQHMDEIIDSDLPKKYTAYSACFRREAGSYGKDVRGMIRVHQFDKVELVWFTHPDKSYDALESLTADAEDVLKKLELPYRVVSLCTGDIGFASAKTYDLEVWLPSYNTYREISSCSNVEDFQPRRANIRFRDDDNKLRFVHCLNGSGLAVGRTLVAIVENYQREDGKIVVPKVLVPYMGQEVIG
- a CDS encoding LptA/OstA family protein, yielding MKRKSIIITGLILVSLAATIFASTVRIKGDTVLGSLRKDVFTFIGNVSINKDGDIYVETPLATATKGTTDWESFVTEGETFVKFQTGEATASSLDYNLDKSTGILVGNVEAMIYSKEEDGKNINIYRTEILNFDQKSEYYEGFAKETEEATPELIFIDYKGDLNVDTLYFEYFGDTGLLNLKGSVFVDDFKNSRKIWASELIYDTNDDSFEGKSVEIELVF
- a CDS encoding MarR family transcriptional regulator, producing the protein MSGNEIEKEDAAVLEKNLRTISTRIRREGRKVLRDFPITPAQFDVLQVLFFNGEKRMSDISRWLGITKSTTTGLVKRLIDADLVERRRSDKDRRSFIIDISDSGRTLIENVIDRRVEYLKSVMTEIKSDQVKALEVIVKNLIEIMDSKKANE
- a CDS encoding ribonuclease HII — its product is MKSAERELADLTRFDVSYREDYITVAGVDEAGRGPLSGPVVAAAVITLEPVDGVYDSKALCRKEREYLYDRVMEASIVGIGVSSPEEIDLLNILAATRLAMNRALNNLSERPNYVLVDGKSLNLDVKGECIVGGDRRSASIASASIVAKVFRDRIMDSLDILYPEYGYRSHKGYGTEKHLQALRKYGPTTWHRLTFRPIRELITKELATHWSNEEGVGRARLFRAGMVEMEAKN
- the mazG gene encoding nucleoside triphosphate pyrophosphohydrolase, translated to MRDEFEESEWVRLIETMKKLRSPGGCEWDIEQTHRSLKPYLIEEAYEVLDAIDEGNDNELVEELGDVLLQIVFHAQIAAERGAFSITDIVSMLTEKLIRRHPHVFSDSKGYSYRQWEEIKAKEKGGNESPASSIGKVNKALPALSLARRVQENASVVGFDWEDMNGPRDKLNEEIEELDCAIKERDKKKIEEEIGDLLFTIANLSRFLEVDPESALRRSTEKFVNRFHEMESHIERYGLDIESMTIDELNHLWEKAKEGTN
- a CDS encoding SurA N-terminal domain-containing protein, producing MKKLLIAALIIMLLTVATFAQTEDLSGSGIAARVNGEIITMDAFLSKVLPNYTEISKRIEEVDPLFSEMLLNTEAGQKLLEEYERNSLEALIEETLLIQYAREAGIEANSEALKSVVNKSIMDTLAELEVEKSDADLFYILRGYIDGLSSYEAKVVRDLAYREVLNALYEAVTMNATVTEEEIEQYYMANSSKYAVEEERANMKVLLFDSFSEAYSVWKAASRDANPASVLDTFPEVVTRSFTRQEIESLNPELVKSLFKPTDGELLSSVVTLDNRYAVIYLQSYSPAGSQGVEDVREEIEKNLIEEKKDLLWRVWKEQEFKPFKESAIVERYYEADGGE
- a CDS encoding metal-sulfur cluster assembly factor, with protein sequence MSVIKEDVMKALEEVYDLEIGFDIVSLGLVYGVNIQDGKDVRIKMTLTTPMCPLAGLMTEDARRKVSEIEGIGDVKIELTFDPPWTPEMASDDVRKILGM
- the prmC gene encoding peptide chain release factor N(5)-glutamine methyltransferase encodes the protein MKSRELIEISIKRLSEAGIDNSRFIVFLLSKEILSLTEVDLLLDTQREIESSLTVEFFSAVKRVAKGEPIDYVLGYKDFLGIRLELSPCVLIPRSETEELVEIVIEEEKDSEVFADIGTGSGAIACALARSLPSATVFATDISTEAIALAEQNARNNGISNVKFIDGDNLNGLGEYLNSVEVLVSNPPYIRTTDIDLLDVSIKNYEPLTALDGGRDGLDFYREFFRSLPRGKRVYLEISQYETDGLRKLFSEIEGYSCEFRKDLSGNYRFMILLPIG
- a CDS encoding NAD-dependent protein deacylase — its product is MSEVSQEAKSFLSLLKESTNTTVLTGAGVSVASGIPDFRSPGGLYSKVSPEIFELSSFMKDPAGYYKVARERIHTMADTVPNATHILLARLQEMGLIQTIITQNIDGLLQKAGARDVVELHGTVSLFDCLQCSRKFDRSEMELILESVDVPKCSCGGLIKPRIVFFGEMLPEKAIRSSEDAALAADLFLALGSSLMVYPAAQFPVIAKSSGARVAIVNRDETGLDYLADHIFRVELEGFSKEVISLLEAES
- a CDS encoding DUF4897 domain-containing protein, which translates into the protein MKFNTLLIILVVVMVGMTAVNMFMAFNNRLDIDTLSSTSNYSYDYEGRATLDIETEIIFNKPNQMTQFLEQYDKPQQEQFADFQESMTQFAESFNRAMYVEDFQSTATVLGSNRVRVIEHAVISGFAAVEEGVVNTDMGDMEFDLTGEAYSLTISIPPGATIIEVNPTPTVVADGNVYIWADTGKTKFPKIQFARGE